From the genome of Eucalyptus grandis isolate ANBG69807.140 chromosome 2, ASM1654582v1, whole genome shotgun sequence, one region includes:
- the LOC104433718 gene encoding protein TIFY 9, which yields MPRAMVELDFFAMEKQMTASSGPPDHHRTSSSGVITGASTGFIHDRIRSGIRIADPTIPSVENGVQFASCDPFFVSPPGSSYFKGDRPNGFPAPTPTRSPLLRPISDKNGRIAPMTIFYNGKMTVVDVPPIMAENILKLAMEESSKSPESDKLAIAMPPPSHQHQWFESLNIYLPIARRKSLQRFLEKRKERLTSASPYHDPAHLPRGVSGFKK from the exons ATGCCGCGGGCTATGGTTGAGCTCGATTTCTTCGCTATGGAGAAGCAGATGACAGCCTCCTCCGGCCCCCCCGATCACCACCGGACAAGCTCTTCCGGTGTGATCACGGGAGCTTCAACTGGATTTATTCATGACCGCATCAGGAGTG GCATCCGAATCGCCGATCCCACGATCCCAAGCGTTGAAAATGGCGTCCAGTTCGCTTCCTGTGATCCCTTCTTTGTCTCTCCGCCGGGGTCGTCATATTTCAAAGGAGATCGTCCAAATGGATTTCCTGCCCCAACACCCACGCGAAGTCCTCTTCTCAG GCCTATCTCAGATAAAAATGGCAGGATTGCTCCGATGACGATTTTCTACAATGGAAAGATGACCGTCGTCGACGTCCCTCCCATTATG GCCGAGAACATACTGAAGCTCGCCATGGAAGAAAGCTCCAAGAGCCCTGAATCAGATAAACTCGCCATTGCAATGCCTCCTCCATCACACCAACATCAGTGGTTTGAATCTCTTAATATAT ATTTGCCGATTGCCAGGAGAAAATCCTTGCAGAGATTTCTGGAGAAGCGTAAAGAGAG GTTGACTTCGGCTTCGCCGTACCATGACCCGGCGCACCTACCACGCGGTGTTTCGGGgttcaaaaaatga
- the LOC104433717 gene encoding GSH-induced LITAF domain protein, translating to MEKKDEPVIGVPYYVGQNPYQAGMIPPHAIFGDPKGIPIQQTIYRDTPAPFSCIHCGNPGVTNVKSKPSLAAVVGCMMPMMLGICFLCPSMDCLWHKYHYCPSCGEKVADFEKSDPCLVVDLPQWNQESFALPA from the exons ATGGAGAAGAAGGACGAGCCGGTGATCGGAGTCCCGTACTACGTCGGGCAGAACCCCTACCAGGCCGGGATGATCCCTCCGCACGCCATCTTCGGCGATCCCAAGGGGATCCCGATCCAGCAGACGATCTACCGGGACACTCCCGCCCCCTTCAGCTGCATCCACTGCGGCAACCCCGGGGTCACCAACGTCAA ATCAAAGCCTAGTCTGGCTGCTGTTGTTGGTTGCATGATGCCAATGATGCTTGGAATTTGCTTCCTTTGTCCTTCAATGGATTGCCTCTGGCATAAATATCACTACTGCCCAAGCTGCGGAGAAAAG GTTGCTGATTTCGAAAAGTCAGACCCTTGCCTTGTGGTGGATCTTCCACAATGGAATCAAGAGAGCTTTGCGTTGCCAGCATGA